The Thermosynechococcus sp. genome has a segment encoding these proteins:
- a CDS encoding mechanosensitive ion channel family protein → MINLHQRWWRWGAIAFLTFFLALLSPWPGLAQLPLPAINQTPATPLPPGVTRIGELEITDVRFDGNTLFTIAAPTIRDRSKLGDVMPVELRAELIQSNLRRVLHSALEGDRRSPARVDIGVARLHNALVISARIGQAERTTRLLTVTEADSDYHQLPPETLAQQWRDILQEQMNQAIQERTHAALIRQIEQAVLIFFKVGAGSFVILIVQRFLIRQRKHLQGQLETATTPTAEPEWVLPLLPHLRHHFFLKQRIKLISLVRYLLLWVQVALWLLGLAAILRLFPMTRGLSSQVYGLPILWMVVWFGTGLLNQFADLAFDRIRVFWEQNNLLKFADTQRQTLRISTTIEVMRSLKTAVIYLTRLVVILSSLGMPVSSILAVGGFLALAISLGSQNLVKDVINGLLIVWEDQYGIGDVVEIEPYSGMVENLNLRITQLRNAEGHLITIPNSMITKVANLTRTWSRVNLELWVDIETNPDRLLSLLNDLSIHFYEEPEWQLKMLERPEVLGIDQITASGLLVRIWIKTQPGQQWPVGREFRRRLLNLMAAEGIAVGRLHQQLHLARDRNGRNDNAENTYPFPLES, encoded by the coding sequence ATGATTAACTTGCATCAACGATGGTGGCGGTGGGGAGCGATCGCCTTTTTGACCTTCTTTTTAGCCCTTCTCTCTCCGTGGCCGGGCCTGGCTCAACTCCCCCTACCGGCCATCAATCAAACCCCTGCAACTCCGTTGCCCCCTGGCGTCACTCGCATTGGTGAACTAGAAATTACCGATGTGCGTTTTGATGGCAACACGCTCTTTACAATTGCTGCGCCGACAATTCGCGATCGCAGTAAACTCGGTGATGTCATGCCCGTTGAACTCCGGGCCGAGCTCATCCAGTCCAATCTCCGACGGGTACTCCATAGTGCCCTTGAGGGCGATCGGCGATCGCCCGCGAGAGTAGATATTGGTGTTGCCCGCCTCCATAATGCTTTGGTGATTAGTGCTCGCATTGGCCAAGCGGAACGCACCACTCGCCTCCTGACGGTAACAGAGGCCGACAGCGACTACCATCAACTGCCCCCCGAAACCCTTGCCCAGCAGTGGCGAGACATTTTGCAGGAGCAGATGAACCAAGCGATTCAAGAACGCACCCATGCTGCCCTGATCAGGCAAATTGAGCAGGCTGTCTTGATTTTTTTCAAGGTGGGAGCAGGCAGTTTTGTCATTTTAATTGTACAGCGATTCTTAATCCGCCAACGCAAGCATCTGCAAGGGCAATTGGAGACAGCGACCACTCCAACTGCTGAACCCGAATGGGTTTTGCCGCTTCTACCCCACCTGCGACATCACTTTTTTCTCAAGCAGCGCATTAAACTCATTAGTCTTGTTCGCTATCTGCTGTTGTGGGTACAAGTGGCTCTCTGGCTGCTCGGCCTAGCAGCAATTCTGCGGCTCTTCCCCATGACTCGCGGGCTGAGTTCTCAAGTCTATGGCCTGCCGATTCTCTGGATGGTGGTCTGGTTTGGCACTGGGCTGCTGAATCAATTTGCCGATTTGGCCTTTGATCGCATTCGTGTCTTCTGGGAGCAAAATAATCTGCTCAAGTTTGCTGATACCCAGCGCCAAACATTGCGGATTAGCACCACCATTGAAGTGATGCGGAGTTTGAAGACGGCAGTTATTTATTTAACGCGGCTGGTTGTGATTCTAAGTTCGCTGGGCATGCCTGTCTCATCCATTCTGGCTGTGGGGGGGTTTCTCGCCTTGGCTATTTCCCTTGGTTCCCAAAATTTGGTTAAGGATGTGATCAATGGCCTGTTAATTGTCTGGGAGGACCAATACGGCATTGGCGATGTGGTGGAAATTGAACCCTATTCAGGAATGGTAGAAAATCTCAACTTACGAATCACGCAACTGCGCAATGCCGAGGGGCATCTCATCACTATTCCCAATAGTATGATTACGAAGGTGGCCAACCTGACTCGGACTTGGTCACGGGTCAACCTAGAACTGTGGGTGGATATTGAAACCAATCCCGATCGCCTGCTGTCGTTGCTCAATGACCTAAGTATCCACTTTTACGAAGAACCGGAGTGGCAACTCAAGATGCTAGAGCGGCCAGAGGTCTTAGGAATTGATCAGATTACTGCCAGTGGCTTACTCGTGCGCATTTGGATTAAGACACAACCAGGTCAGCAGTGGCCAGTAGGGCGAGAGTTTCGCCGGCGTCTCCTCAACCTCATGGCTGCAGAGGGAATTGCCGTAGGTCGGCTACATCAACAGCTTCATTTGGCGCGCGATCGCAACGGCAGAAACGACAACGCCGAAAATACCTATCCTTTCCCCTTGGAATCCTGA
- the aspS gene encoding aspartate--tRNA ligase gives MRTHYCGDVRLRDVGTTVTLYGWVDRRRDHGGVIFIDLRDRSGIVQIVSDPQRTPDSYPQADRLRSEYVVKIVGRVRKRPADSVNPKLATGDIEIYADHIEVLNPVRQQLPFAISSTENEQVREEVRLRYRYLDLRRERMARNLQLRHRVVQAMRRFLEDEAGFIEVETPILTRSTPEGARDYLVPSRVNPGEWFALPQSPQLFKQLLMVAGCDRYYQIARCFRDEDLRADRQPEFTQLDMEMSFMDQEEILDLNEALICHIFKTVKGIDLRRPFPRLSYQEAMDRYGTDKPDTRYGLELVDVSDILKDSGFKVFSGAIAQGGVVKILPIPNGNDRISNVRIKPGGDLFQEATTAGAKGLAYIRVRDNGEIDTIGAIKDNLSPEQKATLLERTGAAPGHLLLFGAGDAATVNKTLDRLRQSIAREFNLIDPRATHLLWVVDFPMFEWNAEEKRLEALHHPFTAPHPDDLGDLKTARAQAYDLIFNGYEVGGGSLRIYQPELQRQVFEIIGIDEATAQEKFGFLLEAFEFGTPPHGGIAYGLDRLVMLLAGEDSIRDTIAFPKTQQARCLLTGAPSSVEPQQLQELHVTPAKPAKTTANMR, from the coding sequence ATGCGCACACACTACTGTGGCGATGTTCGGCTAAGGGATGTCGGAACAACGGTCACCCTCTACGGTTGGGTGGATCGGCGCCGCGATCATGGCGGTGTAATCTTTATTGATTTGCGCGATCGCTCCGGCATTGTCCAAATTGTCAGTGATCCCCAGCGCACTCCCGACTCCTACCCTCAAGCCGATCGCCTGCGCAGTGAGTATGTGGTGAAAATTGTTGGCCGTGTTCGCAAGCGCCCTGCGGATTCGGTGAACCCGAAACTGGCCACCGGCGACATCGAGATCTACGCCGATCACATTGAGGTGCTCAATCCGGTGCGCCAACAACTCCCCTTTGCCATCTCCAGCACCGAGAATGAGCAAGTGCGCGAAGAAGTGCGGCTGCGCTACCGCTACCTTGACCTGCGGCGGGAACGGATGGCACGGAACTTACAATTACGCCATCGGGTTGTCCAGGCCATGCGGCGGTTTCTAGAGGATGAGGCAGGCTTTATCGAAGTGGAGACCCCCATTCTCACCCGTTCGACCCCGGAGGGGGCCCGGGATTACCTTGTTCCCAGTCGCGTTAACCCCGGTGAATGGTTTGCCCTGCCCCAATCCCCCCAGTTGTTCAAGCAGTTGCTGATGGTGGCTGGGTGCGATCGCTACTACCAAATTGCCCGCTGCTTTCGCGATGAGGACTTGCGGGCCGATCGCCAGCCGGAATTTACCCAACTGGACATGGAAATGAGCTTCATGGATCAAGAGGAAATCCTTGATCTCAACGAAGCACTGATTTGCCACATTTTCAAAACCGTCAAGGGCATTGACCTACGGCGCCCCTTTCCCCGCCTCAGTTACCAAGAGGCCATGGACCGTTACGGTACCGACAAGCCCGACACCCGCTACGGGCTTGAACTGGTGGATGTCTCCGATATTCTCAAGGACTCTGGTTTCAAAGTCTTTAGTGGGGCGATCGCCCAAGGGGGTGTCGTGAAAATTTTGCCGATTCCCAATGGCAATGATCGCATCTCCAATGTGCGCATTAAACCCGGCGGCGATCTCTTCCAAGAGGCCACCACTGCCGGCGCCAAGGGCCTAGCCTACATTCGCGTGCGCGACAACGGCGAGATTGATACCATTGGTGCGATTAAGGATAACCTCTCTCCAGAGCAAAAAGCCACGCTCCTAGAGCGCACAGGCGCTGCGCCGGGGCATCTTCTTCTCTTTGGGGCAGGGGACGCTGCCACGGTGAATAAGACCCTGGATCGACTGCGGCAGAGCATTGCCCGTGAATTTAATCTCATTGATCCAAGGGCAACCCATCTTCTGTGGGTGGTGGATTTTCCCATGTTTGAGTGGAATGCCGAGGAAAAACGCCTTGAGGCCCTGCACCATCCCTTTACGGCGCCTCACCCTGACGACCTTGGGGATCTGAAAACCGCCCGCGCCCAAGCCTACGATCTCATCTTCAATGGCTATGAAGTCGGTGGTGGCAGTTTGCGTATCTATCAGCCGGAATTGCAGCGGCAGGTGTTTGAAATCATCGGCATTGATGAAGCCACTGCCCAAGAAAAATTTGGCTTCCTTTTGGAGGCCTTTGAATTTGGTACGCCGCCCCACGGCGGCATTGCCTATGGCTTAGATCGTTTGGTCATGCTCCTGGCCGGTGAAGATTCCATTCGCGACACCATTGCTTTCCCCAAAACCCAGCAGGCCCGCTGTCTGCTCACCGGCGCCCCCAGCAGTGTCGAACCGCAGCAACTCCAGGAACTCCATGTGACGCCCGCCAAGCCAGCAAAAACCACCGCTAACATGCGCTAA
- a CDS encoding DegT/DnrJ/EryC1/StrS family aminotransferase — protein sequence MVAWRFYPGKNLGAMGDGGAIAPNAPELADRPRVLGNYGWRVKYVNGVQGWNSRLDPLQAALLRVKLARLNEWNEQRTNLTALYLRELADCAIVIV from the coding sequence GTGGTGGCCTGGCGTTTTTATCCAGGCAAGAACCTTGGGGCCATGGGTGATGGGGGCGCGATCGCGCCCAACGCTCCTGAGCTTGCCGATCGCCCGCGCGTGCTGGGCAACTACGGCTGGCGCGTGAAATACGTTAACGGGGTGCAAGGCTGGAACAGTCGGCTCGATCCGCTGCAGGCAGCCCTTCTGCGCGTGAAGCTAGCGCGTCTGAATGAATGGAACGAGCAGCGCACCAACCTGACCGCTCTCTACCTGCGAGAGCTGGCGGATTGCGCCATAGTCATAGTTTGA
- a CDS encoding DUF309 domain-containing protein — MRSELALAIAQFNSGEFYACHDTLEALWLEASEPERTFYQGLLQIAVACYHLSRGNQRGATLLLAAGRRCLEQCDPDYQGLDLAAFLAGVAELQAQLHLAKTPLDSAPKIQLHLGVAES, encoded by the coding sequence ATGCGTTCGGAGCTTGCCCTAGCCATTGCCCAATTTAATAGCGGCGAATTCTATGCCTGCCATGACACCCTCGAAGCCCTCTGGTTAGAGGCCAGTGAACCTGAGCGCACGTTTTACCAAGGCCTGCTGCAAATTGCTGTTGCCTGCTATCACCTGAGTCGAGGCAACCAGCGGGGGGCAACTTTACTCTTGGCGGCAGGACGGCGTTGCCTTGAACAGTGTGATCCTGACTATCAGGGTTTAGACTTAGCAGCCTTCCTAGCAGGAGTGGCCGAGTTACAAGCGCAGCTTCACCTTGCAAAAACCCCCCTTGACTCAGCGCCAAAAATTCAGTTGCATCTTGGTGTTGCTGAATCCTAA
- a CDS encoding NAD(P)/FAD-dependent oxidoreductase, translating to MIRESAVRSQICILGGGFGGLYTALRLAQFPWSSPPEITLVDHSDRFVFTPLLYELITGELEAWEIAPPFVELLRDTPVVFHQGTVTTIDLQAKTVHLSKGDPFTYEKLVLALGGETPKSTIPGVAEYALTFRTLSDAYRLEEALQRCEHSERDRIRVVVVGAGPSGVELACKLAERLGSRGRIRLVDRNTEILKSSPEFNRKAALRALEDRGVWIDLETTPVAITSDRISLQHKDRLDELPVDIVLWTVGTAVSPVIAALDLPKTATGRLQVTPTLQVVDHPAIFALGDAADAVDEQGQPIPHTAQAAFQQADYAAWNLWASCSDRPLLPCRYSHLGEMLTLGRDRAALAGLGLTLDGPLAYLARRLAYLYRMPTLEHQLKVGLNWMAKPFLDLLTTIAS from the coding sequence ATGATCAGGGAATCAGCGGTGAGAAGCCAAATTTGTATTCTGGGTGGGGGGTTCGGTGGGCTTTATACAGCCCTCCGCTTGGCGCAATTCCCGTGGTCTTCCCCCCCAGAGATCACCCTTGTGGATCACAGCGATCGCTTTGTATTTACGCCCCTGCTTTACGAACTAATTACGGGGGAGCTAGAGGCCTGGGAAATCGCCCCGCCCTTTGTGGAGCTGCTGCGGGATACGCCAGTGGTCTTTCATCAGGGAACGGTGACCACTATTGATCTCCAGGCAAAAACCGTGCACCTAAGTAAGGGCGACCCCTTCACCTATGAAAAACTCGTTCTCGCCCTAGGGGGTGAAACGCCGAAAAGCACTATCCCCGGTGTGGCGGAGTACGCCTTGACGTTCCGTACCCTCAGTGACGCCTACCGCCTTGAAGAAGCGCTGCAACGGTGCGAGCACTCTGAGCGCGATCGCATCCGCGTTGTCGTTGTCGGTGCTGGTCCCAGTGGGGTGGAATTGGCCTGTAAACTGGCGGAGCGACTGGGGAGCCGAGGTCGCATTCGGCTGGTGGATCGCAACACCGAGATCCTGAAGTCCTCCCCAGAATTTAATCGCAAGGCGGCCCTTCGGGCCCTCGAAGATCGCGGCGTTTGGATTGATCTAGAGACCACCCCAGTTGCTATAACTAGCGATCGCATTTCGCTGCAACACAAAGACCGGCTGGACGAGTTGCCCGTGGACATTGTTCTTTGGACCGTTGGCACAGCCGTTTCGCCGGTGATTGCGGCCCTTGATTTGCCCAAAACTGCCACCGGTCGGCTCCAGGTGACGCCCACACTGCAAGTGGTGGATCACCCCGCTATTTTTGCCCTTGGGGATGCAGCGGATGCGGTGGATGAACAGGGACAACCCATTCCCCATACGGCACAGGCGGCTTTTCAGCAGGCGGACTATGCGGCTTGGAACCTTTGGGCCAGTTGCAGCGATCGCCCGCTCCTTCCCTGTCGTTACTCCCACCTTGGCGAAATGCTCACCCTCGGGCGCGATCGCGCTGCCTTGGCCGGCCTAGGACTGACCCTTGATGGCCCCCTGGCCTATCTGGCGCGGCGACTGGCCTACCTCTACCGCATGCCCACCCTCGAACATCAACTGAAGGTGGGGTTGAACTGGATGGCCAAGCCCTTTTTGGATCTCCTGACCACCATCGCTAGTTAG
- the psb29 gene encoding photosystem II biogenesis protein Psp29 yields MQNPRTVSDTKRAFYAAHTRPIHSIYRRFIEELLVEIHLLRVNVDFRYSPLFALGVVTAFDQFMEGYQPEGDRDRIFHALCVAEEMNPQQLREDAASWQQYQGRPLSQILGELNSGQPSAPLNSLNHGGKYSRLHAVGLYAFLQELAGELTINLNETLDQLAPVIQLPIEKVKRDLELYRSNLDKINQARSLMKELVEQERKRRAQQTSVPPAVDASSDAPA; encoded by the coding sequence GTGCAAAATCCTCGAACTGTCTCTGATACCAAACGCGCCTTTTATGCGGCTCACACGCGACCGATTCACTCGATCTACCGTCGCTTTATTGAAGAACTGCTTGTCGAAATCCACCTGTTGCGCGTCAATGTAGATTTTCGCTACTCTCCTCTCTTTGCTCTTGGGGTCGTTACTGCCTTTGACCAGTTTATGGAGGGTTATCAGCCCGAGGGCGATCGCGACCGTATTTTTCATGCCCTCTGTGTGGCTGAGGAAATGAACCCGCAACAGCTGAGGGAGGATGCCGCCAGTTGGCAACAGTATCAAGGCCGCCCCTTGAGTCAAATCCTTGGTGAACTCAACAGTGGCCAACCCAGTGCCCCCCTCAACAGCCTCAACCACGGGGGCAAATATAGCCGCCTTCATGCCGTGGGACTCTATGCCTTCCTGCAGGAGCTGGCAGGAGAACTGACAATCAACCTCAACGAAACACTAGATCAACTGGCTCCTGTGATCCAGCTGCCCATCGAAAAAGTCAAGCGCGATCTCGAACTCTACCGCAGTAACCTCGACAAAATCAATCAGGCTCGCAGCCTGATGAAAGAACTTGTGGAGCAGGAACGCAAGCGCCGTGCTCAGCAGACCTCTGTGCCACCCGCTGTGGATGCCAGTTCCGATGCACCCGCTTGA
- the ruvC gene encoding crossover junction endodeoxyribonuclease RuvC yields MRILGLDPGLATLGYGCIEVHRDTCQVWDFGVITTSADLPTGDRLQSLYNDLHTLIPTLQPDLVALERLFFYKMSHTIGVAQARGVILLVLSQLHCPLLELTPPQVKQALTGYGKATKIEVQQAVQREFHLSTLPQPDDAADALAIALTAARHCEGIHA; encoded by the coding sequence GTGCGCATTCTGGGCCTCGACCCCGGCCTAGCCACCCTCGGCTATGGGTGTATTGAGGTGCACAGGGACACCTGCCAAGTGTGGGATTTTGGTGTGATTACTACCTCTGCCGATCTGCCTACGGGCGATCGCCTCCAAAGTCTCTATAACGATCTGCACACGCTAATTCCCACCCTCCAGCCAGATTTGGTGGCTTTGGAGCGGCTCTTTTTCTACAAAATGAGCCATACCATTGGGGTTGCCCAAGCACGGGGTGTGATTCTTTTAGTCCTGAGCCAACTGCACTGTCCACTGCTAGAACTCACGCCCCCCCAAGTGAAGCAAGCCCTCACCGGCTATGGCAAGGCCACCAAAATAGAGGTGCAGCAGGCGGTGCAACGGGAATTCCACCTCAGCACCCTGCCCCAGCCCGATGATGCCGCTGATGCCCTAGCGATCGCCCTCACTGCTGCTCGTCACTGTGAGGGCATCCACGCTTGA
- a CDS encoding HAD family hydrolase, with protein MHPLDPPQLITLDAVGTLFGLRESVGTVYGRFAAEVGVDVEPTVLDTSFFQAFRAAPPCAFPGLAAPQRAEAELQWWQAVAADTFRRAGVLEQFADFRAFFAPVFAYYATAEPWCLYGDVLPALKDWQAQDIPLMVVSNFDSRLYGVLEALGLAPFFQAVWISSEVGAAKPDRLIFERAVASYGASQVWHIGDSWEEDVRGAQGAGLQAIWLRRDRPLLPEPALNEPLTVPQIAELTEVQVILRGTA; from the coding sequence ATGCACCCGCTTGATCCGCCCCAGCTCATTACCCTAGATGCCGTCGGCACCCTCTTTGGCCTACGCGAATCCGTGGGCACCGTTTATGGTCGCTTTGCCGCCGAGGTGGGGGTTGATGTTGAGCCAACAGTCCTCGATACCTCGTTTTTTCAGGCCTTTAGGGCAGCCCCTCCCTGCGCTTTTCCTGGCCTGGCTGCCCCCCAGCGAGCTGAAGCGGAACTACAGTGGTGGCAGGCGGTTGCCGCAGATACTTTTCGCCGCGCCGGTGTCCTCGAGCAATTTGCGGATTTTAGGGCCTTTTTTGCCCCTGTCTTTGCCTACTACGCTACGGCTGAACCTTGGTGCCTTTATGGGGATGTCTTGCCTGCTTTGAAGGATTGGCAAGCCCAGGATATTCCCCTGATGGTGGTGTCCAATTTTGATAGCCGTCTCTATGGGGTGCTTGAGGCCTTGGGGTTAGCCCCTTTTTTCCAGGCGGTGTGGATTTCCAGTGAGGTGGGGGCAGCGAAACCGGATCGGTTGATCTTTGAGCGGGCAGTGGCTTCCTATGGCGCCTCTCAAGTCTGGCACATTGGCGACAGTTGGGAGGAGGATGTCCGCGGTGCTCAAGGAGCGGGTTTGCAGGCGATTTGGCTACGGCGCGATCGCCCCTTGCTGCCAGAACCAGCCCTCAACGAGCCCCTAACTGTGCCCCAAATTGCTGAGCTCACAGAGGTGCAAGTTATACTGAGGGGGACAGCATGA
- a CDS encoding NAD(P)/FAD-dependent oxidoreductase, giving the protein MQQLLYLEVPTPHTAAVIHWLHHTFAPPLGTIAPKPTGGCWQVPETATELAIFLWSLQRTTYLKVMRWGERPFPQERACIQHLQRELRLAFPLQAEEPPPWPAGQSIFEALADRYPLTVKYFQRMPQGEADLERVYWWEQRWRQGIQQPTPPVPVVHRVTTPCEPPTYDLVYVGGALGIVHAAVMAQLGHRVLVIERLPFGRMNREWNISRLEFQSLIDLGLFTTVEFESLIAREYRDGFNKFFDATSPVHCRAPVLHTPTVLNIALDSAKFLHLCGEKLRQAGGEIWDWTEFETATIHPNGVILQARHRQSQEPRRAIARVLIDAMGTASPIARQLNGGRAYDSVCPTVGAIVKGIAPEVWDGNYGDVLFSHGDISRGRQLIWELFPGSGEERTIYLFHYHHIRREFPGSLLELYEDFFTILPEYRRCDLDQLTWVKPTFGYIPGYFSYHRSDRAVAFDRVLAIGDAASLQSPLVFTGFGSLVRNLPRLTDLLDTALRHDLVQQPFLNQIRAYQSNTAVTWLFSRGMMVPSDRPLPPERVNAMLNTFFGILGQESPELADRFIKDRAGWLPFNRMALRAAWQNPYLLWWIYEMVGPWDLLRWLQSYLSFSLDALYHALFGFWLPPLIRRCQPWLESLAPQLWFWLLVQSYALSYSVGQPRLDRSLALLPTPRVDQVVSPR; this is encoded by the coding sequence ATGCAACAACTGTTATACCTTGAGGTGCCCACTCCCCATACCGCAGCGGTCATTCACTGGCTGCACCACACCTTTGCACCCCCCCTGGGCACCATTGCGCCAAAACCCACTGGGGGATGTTGGCAGGTTCCTGAAACCGCAACGGAACTCGCCATTTTCCTGTGGAGCTTACAGCGAACCACCTACCTCAAGGTGATGCGCTGGGGAGAGCGGCCTTTCCCCCAAGAGCGTGCCTGTATCCAACACCTTCAGCGGGAGCTGCGTTTGGCCTTCCCCCTCCAGGCCGAGGAGCCGCCCCCTTGGCCGGCTGGTCAGAGCATTTTTGAGGCCTTGGCCGATCGCTACCCCTTGACGGTGAAATACTTTCAACGTATGCCCCAGGGGGAAGCAGATCTAGAGCGCGTCTATTGGTGGGAGCAACGCTGGCGCCAAGGTATCCAACAGCCTACCCCCCCTGTCCCTGTTGTGCACCGGGTAACAACCCCCTGTGAACCCCCTACCTATGACCTGGTTTATGTGGGGGGTGCCTTGGGGATTGTCCATGCAGCGGTGATGGCGCAGTTAGGGCATCGGGTTCTAGTCATTGAGCGGCTACCCTTTGGCCGCATGAATCGGGAGTGGAATATCTCCCGCCTAGAATTTCAGAGCCTGATTGATCTGGGGCTATTTACCACCGTGGAGTTTGAAAGCCTGATTGCCCGCGAGTACCGCGATGGCTTTAACAAGTTCTTTGATGCCACCAGCCCTGTCCATTGTCGAGCACCAGTACTGCACACCCCAACGGTTCTTAACATTGCCCTCGACTCGGCCAAATTCCTGCATCTGTGTGGTGAGAAACTGCGCCAAGCGGGCGGCGAAATTTGGGACTGGACGGAATTTGAGACAGCCACAATTCATCCCAATGGTGTGATTCTGCAAGCACGGCACCGTCAAAGTCAAGAACCCCGGCGGGCGATCGCTCGCGTCCTCATTGATGCCATGGGTACTGCCTCGCCAATTGCCCGGCAACTGAACGGTGGTCGTGCCTATGATAGCGTTTGTCCAACGGTGGGGGCGATTGTTAAGGGTATTGCCCCGGAAGTGTGGGACGGGAATTATGGCGATGTGCTCTTTAGCCACGGCGATATTTCGCGAGGACGGCAACTCATTTGGGAGCTGTTTCCGGGGTCAGGGGAAGAGCGCACCATTTACCTGTTTCACTATCACCATATTCGCCGCGAGTTTCCCGGCTCTCTATTAGAACTCTACGAAGATTTCTTTACAATCTTGCCGGAGTACCGCCGCTGCGATTTAGATCAACTGACTTGGGTGAAGCCGACGTTTGGTTACATCCCCGGCTACTTTAGCTACCACCGCAGCGATCGCGCCGTGGCCTTTGATCGCGTCTTGGCCATTGGCGATGCCGCCTCACTGCAATCTCCTTTAGTATTCACCGGTTTTGGCTCGCTGGTGCGCAACCTGCCACGCTTGACGGATCTGCTGGATACTGCCCTGCGTCATGACCTTGTGCAACAGCCCTTCCTCAACCAAATTCGCGCCTATCAGAGCAATACCGCGGTGACGTGGCTCTTTTCGCGGGGCATGATGGTGCCCAGCGATCGCCCCCTGCCCCCCGAGCGGGTCAATGCCATGCTCAACACCTTTTTTGGCATCCTCGGGCAGGAATCTCCGGAATTGGCCGATCGCTTTATCAAAGACCGTGCTGGCTGGCTACCCTTTAACCGTATGGCCCTGCGAGCTGCTTGGCAAAACCCCTACCTCCTCTGGTGGATCTACGAAATGGTGGGGCCTTGGGATCTGCTGCGCTGGCTGCAAAGCTACCTTAGTTTTAGCTTGGATGCCCTGTACCATGCCCTCTTTGGCTTCTGGCTGCCCCCCTTGATCCGCCGTTGTCAACCCTGGCTAGAATCCTTGGCACCACAACTTTGGTTTTGGCTCTTGGTGCAAAGCTATGCCCTGAGTTACTCTGTGGGGCAACCCCGCCTTGATCGTTCTTTGGCACTGCTGCCAACCCCTAGAGTTGATCAAGTCGTTTCCCCTCGCTAA
- a CDS encoding gamma-glutamylcyclotransferase gives MFSMTPLRLFVYGTLKPGYPPHDLFCRPWLSAHQAALVRGRLYHLPMGYPGLTAEDGWVQGELLLFDDPPSSLLAQLDAFEGYNPHLSPEVNAYERQEVSVYDLTHQPLGTAWAYIMRLERVRQVNGEWLPEGVWNGPIDLRA, from the coding sequence ATGTTCTCCATGACGCCACTGCGCCTTTTTGTCTATGGCACCCTCAAACCCGGCTATCCACCCCATGACCTCTTCTGTCGGCCTTGGCTAAGTGCCCATCAAGCGGCATTGGTGAGGGGCCGCCTTTATCACCTGCCGATGGGGTACCCCGGCCTAACGGCTGAGGACGGTTGGGTGCAGGGGGAGTTACTGCTCTTTGATGATCCACCTTCCAGCCTCTTGGCGCAGCTGGATGCCTTTGAAGGCTACAATCCCCACTTGTCTCCTGAGGTGAATGCCTACGAGCGCCAAGAAGTGTCAGTGTATGACTTGACCCATCAACCCTTGGGCACCGCATGGGCCTACATCATGCGTCTTGAACGAGTGCGGCAGGTCAATGGCGAGTGGCTGCCGGAGGGGGTGTGGAATGGGCCTATAGATCTACGCGCCTAG